Part of the Geobacter pickeringii genome, CGCAGATCCGCTTCCGCCCCATCGACGACGTGGTGCGCGATGTGGCGGCCATGGCGGAGAAGATGTATATCAACGGCGACGAGAACATCTGGTGGGAAGGGACCGAGCAGCGGGCCATCGACCTCTTCACGGCACTGAGGGGGAGCGGCAAGAAATGGATGGGGTTCGGCAGCCTGCGGCCGGTCCTCTCATCGGCGGGGTCGCGCATGCTGAATGCCGCCCGGGAGAGCGGCCTGCTGTCGCTCTGGGTCGGCTGGGACGCCATCTCGGATGAGGGGCTGAAGGCCTATGCCGCCAACGGCAAGGTCGGCGTCGACCGCGAGCGGGCGGTGCGCACCCTCAAGGACCACGGCATCGACGTGTCGCTCTTCTACATGCTCGGCGGCCGCGACGATACCCTGGACGATTTCAAGCGCTCCATCGAGGTTGCCGACCGGCTGGGGGTGAGCATGCATCCGTCCCTGCTCGTCCCCTATCCCGGCACGAAGCTGCGCGAGGAGTACGAGCCCCACCTCTACAAAGAGCTTGGCTGGGAGTACTACACGGGCGCCTACGCGCTGTTCGAGCACCCCGATCCGGCCATGACCCCGGCGATGCGGGAGCAGCAGTTTTACGAGAGTTCCCTGGAACTGCTCAGCATGCCGCGGATCCTCCGCCACATGTTCAAGATACCCCGCCAGGGTTTTCCCCACGCCCACATCCTGTCGCTCATGTCGCAGGTCCCTGTCCGGAAGGGGATGAAGATCGCCTACGAACAGTGGAAGAAAGACCATCTGACGGTGCAGGAAAAACGTCTTATTCTGTAACGGCAACCGGACCTTTCTTTTCGCGCCTGTCTGGCAGCGCCTGAAGTGCCGGTTTTTTGTTCAGGATCTGCCTGAAATGTGGGGCATTCGCGGTCGATGAGTACGATTCCATCGGGGCGGTGCCATCCTGTCGGACGTTCCGGTGCCCAGGTCCGGAAGGCACTATAATTGCTTGCCATTCACGGTATGACGGCCAGTGCAGGACAGCCGGCAGGATGAAGAGGAGATCATTGCTATGTCTACCAATGAGAGCATCAGGCACCAACTGACCGAGGAGATTCTCGGCATCATCGCCTCCGGCGTCGATGGCGAGCTCCCCACC contains:
- a CDS encoding B12-binding domain-containing radical SAM protein — encoded protein: MKLCIIKPPLPFGWAPIVPPILEYLAALTLRANPDIEIELVYASATPDVFDTLECDLAAISLLTPTAVPGYRIADTLRVRGIKVVFGGIHASAMPEEAKLHGDAVVIGEAESVWPTVIRDFLAGRLKPFYQGERIPLDDLPTPLYGMLKGKEQFRIVNTSRGCPYNCTFCSVKPFFGPQIRFRPIDDVVRDVAAMAEKMYINGDENIWWEGTEQRAIDLFTALRGSGKKWMGFGSLRPVLSSAGSRMLNAARESGLLSLWVGWDAISDEGLKAYAANGKVGVDRERAVRTLKDHGIDVSLFYMLGGRDDTLDDFKRSIEVADRLGVSMHPSLLVPYPGTKLREEYEPHLYKELGWEYYTGAYALFEHPDPAMTPAMREQQFYESSLELLSMPRILRHMFKIPRQGFPHAHILSLMSQVPVRKGMKIAYEQWKKDHLTVQEKRLIL